A window of the Scylla paramamosain isolate STU-SP2022 chromosome 34, ASM3559412v1, whole genome shotgun sequence genome harbors these coding sequences:
- the LOC135090307 gene encoding uncharacterized protein LOC135090307 — MADEAARRRELRRRKILENAEERKRKIFGTTKIKEDKETPVCEDPPLPPLTRQTPPTEAFPLREGSVPAAEDPMCDVRDVRDSIDTGQPPLVAPNSHNSSEDSFPLNTPLTSTPRPERHSPTVLSPGSRLLNGTVPDSTEQFLNLSRLSSVNGSLGSPGAEATPRPEPEPSRAVVVPVVLALLVCCLLSLNLGYIVSNSIAFPFLLWESHSLWCRWQALQAASRGRSSLLVVALMLSGVNQTTISTYVVIMNVMKCFMEDFFLYIFTVVMWSSTVGLPGVQG, encoded by the exons ATGGCAGAcgaggcggcgaggcggcggGAGCTGAGACGAAGGAAGATACTGGAGAATgctgaggagagaaagagaaagatttttGGCACCACGAAAAtcaaagaggacaaagaaacgCCAG TGTGTGAGGacccgccgctgccgccactgACCCGGCAGACCCCGCCCACGGAGGCATTCCCTCTGAGGGAAGGCAGTGTACCAGCTGCCGAGGATCCCATGTGTGATGTCCGCGACGTTCGGGACAGCATAGACACCGGCCAGCCTCCCCTGGTGGCACCCAACTCCCACAACAGCAGCGAGGactccttccctctcaacaCACCGCTCACCTCCACACCCAGGCCAGAGCGACACAGCCCCACAGTCCTGTCCCCCGGCTCCCGGCTGCTGAACGGCACGGTGCCAGACTCCACGGAACAGTTCCTCAACTTGAGCCGGCTGTCTTCTGTCAACGGGAGCCTTGGTTCTCCCGGGGCCGAGGCTACGCCCAGACCAGAGCCAGAGCCGTCCCGGGCCGTGGTGGTGCCGGTGGTGCTGGCCTTGCTGGTGTGCTGCCTCCTGTCTCTCAACCTGGGCTACATTGTATCCAACAGCATTGCATTTCCATTCCTGCTGTGGGAGAGCCACAGCCTGTGGTGCAGGTGGCAGGCCCTGCAGGCCGCCTCCCGGGGTAGGTCCAGCCTGCTGGTGGTTGCCCTCATGTTGAGTGGGGTGAACCAGACTACCATTTCCACCTATGTAGTTATAATGAACGTGATGAAGTGCTTTATGGAAGATTTCTTCCTGTACATATTTACTGTAGTGATGTGGTCCAGCACAGTGGGGCTGCCTGGCGTGCAGGGTTAG
- the LOC135090306 gene encoding sodium/hydrogen exchanger 9B2-like isoform X2 produces the protein MAAGTKYKEVAFVNEPDVGRRDDVEGWTTLPPTNRGVEYSEAATLPLGCPSVGEKINEWDSRTDKFTDKKESKGCDACCRCLLRSKHKLPEHPTMAQRIHYSLTCPPHGKVADILLWLVIGTAVWGCLICITGQLALPGGNLFSLAVLYMAAVLSGRAAAAVGMPPLLGSLVAGILFESVPGINAVGHNVDVFWSSVIRNLVLVIILLRAGLGLDPAALRKLSCVVLRLAFLPCVVEAVVAALMAKLLLSLPWLWSFMLGFVVAAVSPAVVVPGLLKLAEEGYGVEAGIPTLVIAAASLDDVLAITGFSVMMGLAFAEGSLVWTLAKGPLEVVAGLVYGVVFGALCWVLPHQESKDRPAFKFVILFFLGCLGMFGSHKVGLESSGPIAVLSLAFVTGLGWRQSANKDEEVSGYYRALWEVFQPALFVLIGAEIDVGRIDAGTIGWGLLALLVCLSLRVATSFLVVMGAGFSLLERLFIAIAWLPKATVQAAIGSHALDYVRRHGNDPDDIFRGQQVVTIAVMVILVTAPIGAAAIKLTGPKFLARHQSHDSQA, from the exons AGCCAGATGTGGGGCGCAGGGATGACGTGGAGGGCTGGACCACTCTGCCGCCCACCAACAGAGGCGTGGAGTATAGTGAGGCTGCAACGCTACCCCTTG GCTGTCCCAGTGTGGGGGAGAAGATCAATGAGTGGGACAGCCGCACAGACAAGTTCACAGACAAGAAGGAGTCGAAGGGGTGTGATGCCTGCTGCCGCTGCCTCCTCCGGTCCAAACACAAGCTGCCAGAGCACCCCACCATGGCCCAGCGCATCCACtactccctcacctgccctccaCATGGCAAG GTGGCCGACATCCTGCTGTGGCTGGTGATTGGCACAGCGGTGTGGGGGTGCCTCATCTGCATCACGGGGCAGCTGGCACTGCCCGGCGGGAACCTGTTCAGCCTGGCAGTACTGTACATGGCAGCGGTGCTATCTGGCCGGGCAGCAGCGGCGGTGGGCATGCCTCCCTTGCTGGGTAGTCTGGTGGCTGGCATTCTCTTTGAGAGTGTGCCAGGCATCAATGCTGTGGGGCACAACGTGGATGTCTTCTGGTCGTCTGTCATCAG GAACCTGGTGCTGGTGATCATCCTGCTACGTGCCGGCCTGGGACTGGACCCAGCGGCGCTGCGGAAGCTGAGTTGTGTGGTGCTGCGGCTGGCCTTCCTACCCTGTGTGGTAGAGGCTGTGGTGGCTGCCCTCATGGCCAAGCTTCTCCTCAGCTTACCTTGGCTCTGGAGCTTTATGCTGGG GTTTGTCGTGGCTGCGGTGTCACCAGCGGTGGTGGTGCCAGGCCTGCTGAAGTTGGCGGAGGAAGGGTACGGTGTGGAGGCCGGCATCCCCACCTTGGTCATTGCTGCTGCAAGCCTGGATGACGTCCTGGCCATCACTGGGTTCAGTGTCATGATGGGCCTGGCCTTTGCTGAGG GCTCCCTGGTCTGGACGCTGGCCAAGGGGCCGCTGGAGGTGGTGGCAGGCCTGGTGTATGGCGTGGTGTTTGGGGCGCTGTGCTGGGTGCTGCCCCACCAGGAGAGCAAAGACAGGCCTGCCTTCAAGTttgtcattctcttcttccttggttGTCTTGGCATGTTTGGCAGCCACAAG GTTGGCCTGGAGAGCTCTGGACCCATTGCTGTGTTGTCCCTCGCCTTCGTGACTGGCCTGGGATGGAGACAGTCAGCCAACAAG GATGAGGAGGTGAGCGGGTACTACCGAGCATTGTGGGAAGTGTTCCAGCCAGCTCTCTTTGTCCTCATCGGAGCGGAAATTGAT GTTGGCAGGATAGATGCTGGCACCATTGGCTGGGGTCTGCTGGCACTGTTGGTGTGTCTCAGTCTGCGCGTGGCCACCTCcttcctggtggtgatgggtgccGGCTTCTCTCTGCTGGAGCGCCTCTTCATAGCCATCGCCTGGCTGCCCAAGGCCACTGTTCAG GCTGCCATTGGCTCTCATGCGCTGGACTATGTGAGGCGACATGGAAATGATCCAGATGACATCTTCAGAGGACAACAA GTGGTAACCATTGCTGTCATGGTGATCCTGGTCACTGCACCAATAGGAGCTGCTGCCATCAAGCTCACCGGCCCTAAGTTCCTCGCCAGGCACCAGTCCCATGACTCTCAGGCTTAG